TTTAGCAGACGAAATTGACAAACTTCCCATAAAACATAAAAAACTGATTCGTTGGCCAAATATTGGGCACTACCCAATGTGGGAAAACCCAGACGAAAGTTTTAAAGAAATTTATGAATTTCTAAAATAACGAATACAACCTAATAGTTGTTAGTTTAAATTCCCTTCGATATCTAAAAATCGCTTCTTATAATCAAATGAGTGGTCTTTAGGATCGATCGGAAGGATGTGGGGTGATCCCTTCCATTCCCGTTCCATCATCAATATTATCAGGTTCGAGATTTTGTTCTTTGACTTTGTATCGAATTTCGATTTTTTCAGGACTGATCTGTAATATTTCGATCCCTTTTAAATCCTTGTTTTTGATGATCCTAACCTTTGCTACCTGTGGTTGTAACTCAGGGACAATTTTATTTTTAATCGGATCAAAGATATAATTACAAGGAACTTGAGCCGTAATGCCCGTTAGGATTTGGGCTGAACGAATTGGTTTTAAGGAAAAATAACGAATTGCAACTTGTTCTTCTGAAAGTTCTGCATCTAGTTTTGGATCTAACCCAGAACAAACGATGGGAATTCCTGCGGCAGTTTGTTCTCCTGTTTTATACGAAAGGGGAATGATATTTACATTCACCGTTACATCACGAGAACCAAGGACATTCACACCCTTTGGTAATTCTGGGATTTTTACCGTTTTTGCAAATGGTTCCTTTCGATCTACAAGTGAAATTTCTGGCAGAACTACTTTATTAATTTTTTCAAGGTCTTGAGGTTTACCACTGAGTGTGATTTTTTGAGGACTTAATATTTGAGTCAACTTTTCAAAGTTAGCAGGTGGATTCCCTTCAAATACAACTTCAATTGGAACCACCTTAAGTCCTCTGGATTCTATCTCTACAGGAACCGTTTTTTTGAGCTTTGTTACCTTGACACCACTCGGTACACCAACAATTTTTTTGATTGGAACTTCTGTGACACCTAATTGGACATCTTCAGGATCAATCACAGCCTTCATAAATTGAGAATAATAGTTCACTACATCTTTTAATCCTTCCACTCGAACTGGAATGGTTTTTTCTGGGTTTTTTGAATAACTCAAATTACCAGATAACTTTGGATAGTCGATGGGAACATTCACTGTTTTGATCAAAACTTTGGAGTTTTGTAAATTTACATAAAAGATACTAGCAATGATAAGTGAAATGAGTTTTGCTTTCCAATTGCGAACCATTTTCCCAAATAATTTCAAAATCATATGATGACACCGGAATCTTTATCTTTCGATTTTCTTTGTGATTCGTCTTTTGATTTTTTATTTCCTGACATCAGACCACTGACAAGAGCCTTTAACTCCAAGGGTTTCACTGGATGGATCATTTCCCCTTCATAACAAATAGTGATATCTCCTGTTTCTTCAGAAGTCACGATGATGATCGAATCCGTTTCTTCCGAAAGTCCAAGAGCAGATCTATGCCTTGCACCCAATGTGGAAATTTCGACAGAACTACTCATAGGCAAATAAGAGGCAGCACAAACAATTCGGTTTTGTTCAATGATGACAGCACCATCATGGAGTGGTGAATTCTTAAAGAAGATGGTTTGTAAAATTTCAGAGGTTACAATGGAATCCATTGGGACCGCATTTTCTGATATATCTTTAAGACTAATGTCTTTTACAAGTACAATGATAGAGCCAATTTTTTCTTGAGACATGGCCCTAACGGCTTCGACAATTGGATCCAAATCAAATGTAGGTTTTAAAAAGAATAAACGAAGGAGTCGAATCCTTGCTAAGTCACCTGTTAAACGTCGTAACTCAGGTTGTAAAAGAACAATGATGGCAAAAACAAGTGCTGGCCGAATATTGGTTAAGATCCATTCAAGTAACTCAAAACCCAAATATTCAGCTAAACTTCCTGAGATCCAAATGATCCCCACTCCAAATAAAAGTTGAATCCCTCTTGTTCTACGTAAAGTTGTGTAGGTTTTGTAAATTAAAAATGCGACGATGAGTACATCTAAACTAATGGAGATATAATTTTTACTCCATGGAATGATGTATAATCCTCGAAAAAAATCCAATTTATATTCCTAAAACATCAAACATATTGTACAAACCTTTCGATTTGCCATACAAAAATTCAGCAGCTTTCACAGCCCCACTAGCAAATGTTTTACGATCTTGGGCACGGTGGGTAATCTCAATCCGTTCTTCTGGACTAAAAAAATAAACAGTGTGTTCCCCAACGACTTCGCCAGCACGCATCGTATGCATTGCGATTTCTTTTTGGTCACGTTCTGGGTACATACCATGACGACCATAAATCACATTTTCTTCATTTCGTTTACTTGCTTCTAATAAAACTTCTTTTAAATACATCGCTGTACCAGACGGAGCATCTTTTTTATGCCTATGGTGGATGTCTAAAACTTCGATATCAAAATCTTCGTGTAAAACTTTTGCTGCAATTTCAGTCAGTTTAAAGAGTAAATTCACACCAACAGACATATTGGGAGAAAATACAATTGGGATGGTTTCAGAAGCCGATTTGATTAGAGTTTTATCAGAATCAGTAAGACCAGTCGTTCCGATCACCAATGGTTTATGGTTCTTTAATGCTGTATTGAGAATGGATTCAAAACCAGTGTGGGTACTAAAATCAATTAACACATCAGAATCTTCGTTTGCTTTTTGTAAGTCGGAAGATAATAGAATTCCAGTTTCTTTGATCCCTGCATGGTTTCCAGAATCAAAACCAGCATAAATTGCACCCTCTCTCACAACAGCAGCGCTTAATACTGATTTTTTGGAAATAGATAAGACTTGGATGATGGCTTTCCCCATCCTACCACCAGCACCAATCACACCAACTTTGATTTTAGACAATGCCTTCCTCTTTTAATTGGAATACGATTTTTTTAAATGACTCGGCTGCATGCCCTTCTGACAACGAAGTCATTGGCAATCTGAGTTCATTACTGCAATAACCAAAC
The sequence above is a segment of the Leptospira levettii genome. Coding sequences within it:
- a CDS encoding YbbR-like domain-containing protein, with translation MILKLFGKMVRNWKAKLISLIIASIFYVNLQNSKVLIKTVNVPIDYPKLSGNLSYSKNPEKTIPVRVEGLKDVVNYYSQFMKAVIDPEDVQLGVTEVPIKKIVGVPSGVKVTKLKKTVPVEIESRGLKVVPIEVVFEGNPPANFEKLTQILSPQKITLSGKPQDLEKINKVVLPEISLVDRKEPFAKTVKIPELPKGVNVLGSRDVTVNVNIIPLSYKTGEQTAAGIPIVCSGLDPKLDAELSEEQVAIRYFSLKPIRSAQILTGITAQVPCNYIFDPIKNKIVPELQPQVAKVRIIKNKDLKGIEILQISPEKIEIRYKVKEQNLEPDNIDDGTGMEGITPHPSDRS
- the cdaA gene encoding diadenylate cyclase CdaA, which translates into the protein MDFFRGLYIIPWSKNYISISLDVLIVAFLIYKTYTTLRRTRGIQLLFGVGIIWISGSLAEYLGFELLEWILTNIRPALVFAIIVLLQPELRRLTGDLARIRLLRLFFLKPTFDLDPIVEAVRAMSQEKIGSIIVLVKDISLKDISENAVPMDSIVTSEILQTIFFKNSPLHDGAVIIEQNRIVCAASYLPMSSSVEISTLGARHRSALGLSEETDSIIIVTSEETGDITICYEGEMIHPVKPLELKALVSGLMSGNKKSKDESQRKSKDKDSGVII
- the dapB gene encoding 4-hydroxy-tetrahydrodipicolinate reductase — encoded protein: MSKIKVGVIGAGGRMGKAIIQVLSISKKSVLSAAVVREGAIYAGFDSGNHAGIKETGILLSSDLQKANEDSDVLIDFSTHTGFESILNTALKNHKPLVIGTTGLTDSDKTLIKSASETIPIVFSPNMSVGVNLLFKLTEIAAKVLHEDFDIEVLDIHHRHKKDAPSGTAMYLKEVLLEASKRNEENVIYGRHGMYPERDQKEIAMHTMRAGEVVGEHTVYFFSPEERIEITHRAQDRKTFASGAVKAAEFLYGKSKGLYNMFDVLGI